The following proteins come from a genomic window of Fibrobacter sp. UWH4:
- a CDS encoding MBL fold metallo-hydrolase: MKLKPFVFNPFGVNGFVLSNDTGDAILIDPSVSNEREEAALANYIATNNLTVRHLLNTHLHLDHVLGNAFIAKTYGVQPEAHEEDAFLLDLQEEQSQMFGLPLREPSPGLGNYLAEGDAVEVPGIRLQVIHVAGHSPGGIAFYCENPGEVNGQKNVPPLLFPGDILFAGSRGRSDLFGGDEDALVRGIKSKLLTLPKETVVFPGHGPMTTIADESRWY, from the coding sequence ATGAAACTCAAGCCCTTTGTGTTCAATCCGTTCGGAGTCAACGGTTTCGTTTTAAGCAACGATACCGGAGATGCTATTCTGATTGACCCGAGCGTCAGCAACGAACGCGAGGAAGCGGCGTTGGCGAACTATATCGCCACAAACAACCTGACCGTGCGCCACCTGCTGAACACGCACCTGCATTTGGACCACGTATTGGGCAATGCGTTTATCGCCAAGACTTATGGGGTGCAGCCCGAAGCGCACGAAGAGGACGCCTTCCTTTTGGATTTGCAAGAAGAGCAGAGCCAGATGTTCGGGCTTCCGCTGCGGGAACCGTCGCCCGGACTCGGCAATTACCTTGCCGAGGGCGATGCCGTCGAGGTGCCCGGCATTCGCTTGCAAGTGATTCATGTGGCCGGGCACTCCCCCGGCGGCATCGCGTTTTACTGCGAAAACCCGGGCGAAGTCAACGGCCAGAAGAATGTACCGCCGCTCCTGTTCCCCGGAGACATTCTGTTTGCAGGGAGCCGCGGACGCAGCGACTTGTTCGGCGGCGATGAAGATGCACTCGTGCGTGGAATCAAAAGCAAGCTCCTGACGCTCCCGAAAGAGACGGTCGTATTCCCCGGACACGGGCCGATGACGACAATTGCAGACGAAAGTAGATGGTATTAA
- a CDS encoding sugar MFS transporter translates to MIFLLVVIYAAFIGLGLPDTILGAAWPLMRQDLGAPISAAGLLSIIVSIGTIISSLVTPRLIRLLGTGKLVAYSIALTAIASMGYGFAHSFIFLCVCAVPMGIGAGAVDVAMNNFAAIYLESKHTNWLHASWGIGATLGPAFLSVSIFAGEGWRGAYELVALLLAAIFATILISLPLWKKTEAGNSVQGAPSNNSNNDIAPRLRDVIRIPGIKLSFMTFFFYSALEISTSLWCGTYLIARGFKPETGAICVSLLFASVMAGRIISGFFSIKFTDHRLIYAGIFVVIAGCFVLSMPLPLWVMPVCICLLGLGCAPVYPSLIHATPARFGETVSSQAISIQLAGSYVGSILMPPAFGLIATKFSVHLWPIALSVFVGLLLLCVCLLDYVTHRKLNKSYARERVMDILHEISMNDLKRIRRMHKKKKKH, encoded by the coding sequence ATGATTTTCTTGCTTGTTGTCATCTACGCCGCATTCATTGGACTTGGCTTACCCGACACGATTCTCGGTGCAGCCTGGCCTCTGATGCGACAGGACCTAGGAGCCCCCATTTCAGCAGCGGGGCTTCTTTCTATAATCGTATCCATCGGCACGATAATCTCCAGCCTCGTTACACCGCGGTTGATCCGCCTTTTAGGAACAGGAAAACTTGTCGCCTACAGTATCGCTCTGACGGCAATCGCCTCGATGGGTTACGGGTTCGCCCATTCGTTCATCTTCCTTTGCGTGTGTGCGGTTCCTATGGGGATCGGGGCAGGCGCAGTCGATGTGGCGATGAACAACTTCGCGGCCATTTACCTAGAATCAAAACACACGAACTGGTTGCATGCCAGCTGGGGAATTGGCGCGACTCTCGGCCCCGCGTTTCTGTCGGTTTCCATCTTTGCAGGAGAAGGTTGGCGAGGAGCCTACGAACTCGTGGCTCTTCTTCTGGCCGCGATTTTCGCGACCATCCTTATTTCACTTCCACTTTGGAAAAAGACCGAAGCCGGAAATAGCGTTCAAGGCGCCCCAAGTAACAATTCCAATAATGACATTGCCCCCCGCTTACGAGACGTCATCCGTATTCCCGGAATAAAGCTCTCGTTCATGACCTTCTTCTTTTACTCCGCTCTCGAAATTTCGACGAGTCTCTGGTGCGGAACCTACCTGATTGCACGCGGATTCAAGCCCGAAACCGGGGCCATCTGCGTTTCGTTGCTATTTGCGTCAGTGATGGCGGGCCGCATCATCAGCGGATTTTTTTCCATCAAATTTACGGATCACCGGTTGATTTACGCAGGAATATTTGTCGTCATCGCAGGGTGTTTCGTACTTTCGATGCCACTTCCGTTATGGGTCATGCCCGTCTGCATCTGCTTACTCGGCCTCGGATGCGCTCCCGTCTACCCGTCTCTTATCCACGCGACTCCAGCACGGTTCGGAGAAACCGTTTCAAGCCAAGCCATCAGCATTCAGTTGGCAGGATCCTATGTAGGCTCCATACTGATGCCGCCTGCATTCGGTCTTATCGCCACAAAATTTTCGGTTCACCTCTGGCCGATTGCACTTTCCGTTTTTGTCGGATTGTTACTTTTATGTGTGTGCCTGCTGGATTACGTCACGCACCGTAAGCTCAACAAGTCATACGCCCGCGAACGCGTCATGGACATACTGCACGAGATTTCAATGAACGATCTCAAGCGGATTCGGCGGATGCACAAGAAGAAAAAGAAACACTAG
- the cysS gene encoding cysteine--tRNA ligase, producing the protein MALQFYNTASRKKEVFTLPEGVPAVRMYCCGPTVYHFAHIGNLRTYIFEDFLVRTLKYYGYKVNHIVNITDVGHLTSDADSGDDKMEKGAAREGKSVWDIAKFYTDAFMADWHRLNIQEPTRWTPATQHIQEQIELVKTLEEKGYTYRTSDGIYFDSLKFPRYADFARLDVENLRKGSRIDMGEKKNATDFALWKFSPKDKKRAMEWDSPWGVGFPGWHIECSAMAMKYNGPTLDIHCGGTDHIRVHHTNEIAQSECANGVPFARFWMHGEFLRTASEEKLEDGTTEQKFGKMSKSSGEFLTVSLLMDRSFNPLDYRFFAIGSHYRNYLNFTWEALEGAKEGLKSLHKKTDPLIGKATAITSDAAKAFQQEFKDAIGDDLNMPRALGIMNTMLKSEIDDGEKAALVADFDQIFGLKLDEPREEYAKKGANDGVDVAKIEALLAARKEARAAKNWAESDRIRDELAAMNVVIKDSKEGTTWEIKG; encoded by the coding sequence ATGGCTCTACAGTTCTACAACACCGCATCGCGCAAGAAAGAAGTATTCACTCTCCCGGAAGGCGTTCCCGCCGTGCGCATGTACTGTTGTGGCCCGACGGTGTACCATTTCGCCCACATCGGCAACCTCCGCACCTACATTTTCGAAGACTTTTTGGTCCGTACGCTGAAGTACTACGGCTACAAGGTGAACCACATCGTGAACATCACCGATGTGGGCCACTTGACCAGCGATGCGGACTCCGGCGACGACAAGATGGAAAAGGGCGCCGCCCGCGAAGGCAAGTCCGTCTGGGACATCGCAAAGTTCTACACCGACGCGTTCATGGCCGACTGGCATCGCTTAAACATTCAGGAACCGACCCGCTGGACTCCTGCCACGCAGCACATCCAGGAACAGATTGAACTGGTGAAGACCCTGGAAGAAAAGGGCTACACCTACCGCACCAGCGACGGCATCTACTTCGACAGCCTCAAGTTCCCGCGCTACGCCGACTTTGCTCGCCTGGACGTGGAAAACCTCCGCAAGGGTAGCCGCATCGACATGGGCGAAAAGAAGAATGCCACCGACTTTGCTCTGTGGAAGTTCAGCCCGAAGGACAAGAAGCGCGCCATGGAATGGGACAGCCCGTGGGGCGTCGGTTTCCCCGGCTGGCACATCGAATGCTCCGCCATGGCCATGAAGTACAACGGCCCGACGCTCGACATCCACTGCGGCGGTACGGACCACATCCGCGTGCACCACACGAACGAAATCGCCCAGAGCGAATGCGCGAACGGCGTCCCGTTCGCCCGTTTCTGGATGCACGGCGAATTCCTGCGCACCGCTAGCGAAGAAAAGCTGGAAGACGGCACCACCGAGCAGAAGTTCGGCAAGATGAGCAAGTCCAGCGGTGAATTCCTGACGGTTTCGCTCCTCATGGACCGCAGCTTCAACCCGCTGGACTACCGCTTCTTCGCCATTGGCAGCCACTACCGCAACTACCTGAACTTCACGTGGGAAGCCTTGGAAGGCGCCAAGGAAGGCCTCAAGAGCTTGCACAAGAAGACGGACCCGCTGATTGGCAAGGCAACCGCAATCACTAGCGATGCCGCCAAGGCTTTCCAGCAGGAATTCAAGGACGCTATCGGCGACGACCTGAACATGCCGCGAGCCCTCGGCATCATGAACACGATGCTCAAGAGCGAAATCGATGACGGCGAAAAGGCAGCACTCGTTGCCGACTTCGACCAGATTTTCGGTCTGAAGCTGGACGAACCTCGCGAAGAATATGCCAAGAAGGGTGCCAACGACGGCGTGGATGTCGCAAAGATCGAAGCGCTGTTAGCCGCCCGTAAGGAAGCCCGTGCCGCCAAGAACTGGGCCGAAAGTGACCGCATCCGCGACGAGCTCGCCGCGATGAACGTTGTCATCAAGGACAGCAAGGAAGGCACGACCTGGGAAATCAAGGGATAG
- a CDS encoding Tfp pilus assembly protein FimT/FimU — MFFASRLKAGFTLVEVLVVVSIIGLLSAMGVANLSSAVANNRARGAVEELSAFFFQASTLTKQRSDSLCIVLVVDELQLRKYNTANSQCGGSLSDFPVLRRLKFDQDYSYITPPVPSSLSAAVGGFKETPKDWTKTAVIFIPKIGLNPTAEEGVLVVKINDSRLAAVVKNQAKNSFQSLISFDGGASWFSHQ, encoded by the coding sequence ATGTTTTTTGCTAGTCGTTTGAAGGCGGGCTTTACCCTAGTTGAGGTTCTCGTGGTGGTATCCATCATCGGACTTCTTTCTGCTATGGGTGTCGCAAATTTGTCGAGTGCCGTGGCCAATAATCGTGCTAGGGGTGCTGTCGAGGAATTGTCGGCCTTTTTCTTCCAGGCCTCAACCCTGACAAAGCAACGGTCCGATTCGCTCTGTATTGTGCTTGTGGTTGATGAACTGCAGCTGCGTAAATACAATACCGCTAATTCGCAATGTGGTGGATCATTGAGTGATTTTCCTGTTCTTCGTCGTTTAAAATTTGACCAGGATTATTCTTATATAACGCCACCTGTACCGTCGAGTTTAAGTGCTGCGGTAGGTGGTTTTAAAGAAACTCCCAAAGATTGGACAAAGACGGCTGTGATTTTTATACCCAAGATTGGTTTGAATCCTACTGCAGAAGAAGGTGTTCTTGTTGTTAAAATCAATGATTCTAGACTTGCAGCTGTTGTTAAGAATCAAGCGAAAAATAGCTTTCAATCACTTATTAGCTTTGACGGAGGCGCCTCATGGTTTTCTCATCAATAA
- a CDS encoding PilW family protein, which produces MKKGFTLVELLVYMAVIGVIVLVAGQAFVDATKFNVRTRNMITAAEQSNDISGLLKEDLAQMGTKSWKEDVSGIATFHIDSNVFMSVGPSVSVVDSSSYELIREAEEERSGDSLRFRKMAYNESGAFIGVQEVTWSLRNYNVSDSTGTLIRSCKTISGTGTGDCPKDDVVEVTIAEDVSKFFITPSIPGPAEVGASSSSTVLGEDGIIFPEPGSSSSSEIRFRLLPRSGNLADVASGKLYRFVGSVSPTDGGETITVSNMETNFSESETPVSVHNVTSLYVAEIAETPAGPIGSEDWKTKCYEFTFKPGDVYSFEFRLSYMTNNMRLFQPGKDLFALGLRKKHDGSRIATAKVNDFMIYPPTSMNATQYRYGKFSVAGTAPVKACLAFTIALYSPLTDQGSISIKKFHVKKELAETYHFPTGAGFYSYNPDDPEEKKLVKAFMIRMEINRHREKSVLKTEIHVPSNGVKATATE; this is translated from the coding sequence ATGAAAAAAGGTTTTACCCTCGTAGAACTGCTTGTTTACATGGCTGTTATTGGGGTTATCGTTCTTGTGGCGGGCCAAGCTTTTGTTGATGCGACAAAGTTCAATGTGCGCACCCGTAATATGATTACGGCGGCAGAGCAGTCGAATGATATTTCCGGATTGCTGAAAGAAGATCTCGCTCAAATGGGAACTAAGTCTTGGAAAGAGGATGTTAGCGGTATTGCTACGTTCCATATAGACAGCAATGTGTTTATGAGTGTTGGCCCTAGTGTGAGTGTCGTCGACTCTTCGTCGTATGAATTGATTAGAGAAGCCGAAGAAGAACGCTCGGGCGATTCCTTAAGATTTAGGAAGATGGCCTATAATGAAAGCGGAGCCTTTATCGGTGTCCAGGAAGTTACTTGGTCGTTGCGGAATTATAATGTAAGTGATAGTACCGGAACTCTAATTCGTTCGTGTAAAACGATATCTGGAACGGGAACGGGGGATTGTCCTAAGGATGATGTTGTAGAAGTTACCATTGCTGAAGATGTTAGCAAATTTTTTATAACGCCTTCTATTCCGGGCCCTGCAGAAGTGGGGGCATCATCTTCTTCTACAGTCCTTGGCGAAGACGGCATAATTTTCCCGGAACCAGGTTCCTCTTCTTCTTCGGAAATTCGGTTTAGATTGCTGCCTCGTTCTGGCAACCTTGCCGATGTTGCCTCGGGAAAATTGTATAGATTTGTGGGCTCTGTGTCGCCTACAGATGGTGGCGAAACGATTACGGTTTCCAATATGGAAACGAACTTTAGTGAATCAGAAACGCCTGTTTCTGTCCACAATGTGACATCTCTCTATGTGGCTGAGATTGCTGAAACCCCTGCTGGCCCAATTGGCTCTGAGGATTGGAAGACGAAGTGCTATGAGTTCACCTTTAAGCCTGGAGACGTCTATTCGTTTGAATTCCGTTTGAGTTATATGACCAATAACATGCGGTTGTTCCAGCCGGGTAAAGATTTGTTCGCTTTGGGGTTGCGTAAAAAGCATGACGGGTCGCGAATAGCGACGGCAAAAGTGAACGACTTTATGATTTACCCTCCGACAAGCATGAATGCGACTCAGTACCGATACGGAAAGTTCTCGGTGGCGGGAACGGCTCCTGTAAAAGCGTGCCTAGCCTTTACGATTGCCTTGTATTCTCCTCTGACAGATCAGGGCTCCATATCGATAAAGAAATTCCACGTGAAAAAGGAATTGGCGGAAACTTATCATTTCCCGACAGGTGCTGGATTTTATAGCTACAATCCCGATGATCCCGAAGAAAAAAAACTTGTTAAGGCGTTTATGATTCGCATGGAAATCAATCGCCATCGCGAAAAAAGCGTTCT